A section of the Eriocheir sinensis breed Jianghai 21 chromosome 40, ASM2467909v1, whole genome shotgun sequence genome encodes:
- the LOC127009421 gene encoding uncharacterized protein LOC127009421, with translation MALVSTLLRPCFLAAPAGITGNVMAAAARHLCFLAAATVSAWAFLLPAVHAQQPSVHYTVSPHLGNFFTAAGKNLPDKDTYLTLSLNESACRVACRADNLCLSAASVTATTGVGLECRLSQKGPPRILLLDQPDATYFFWEAGMTLGSHKLREDGLLYFESEVRRNFSRATTLCDRIPGHRLPIIKTIRQLDALMSIMKETGTTPWLDLQMKKWRGRLELFWGDGMAFVDTPVANVASAVEPNNDGESACILDLDSFTFLLKLSNSEHHLLCQANPLGLDCGTSAKLAGEGSSTPSLRGGSIWTSLAKTHNFIPSPSVRDSYILSIPLLQAMTNELLTLTVAAAVWTLYGVVAEHPFITYSPNSTWGIHLQARGRTLSPQDAYAILNVRSICSCNMACKSNVRCKAASCDSGGDGKLACYLADKGPTETTLIEAAGSHYIYRIDSLPAMHLGVKEDGLLYIIGDSRLNFTDSRGWCKRIPGYRLAIFKNPIQYSMAMKMVKDTGKELWVDLELVGSDKVWGDGITYENTIISQTALLRKNSRQSPLAFRVRLVTGFDDRIQTVRYNPLCQANPRGIGW, from the exons ATGGCACTGGTGTCGACGCTCCTGAGGCCATGTTTTCTTGCTGCGCCCGCTGGCATCACCGGGAACGTGATGGCGGCGGCTGCAAGGCATCTTTGCTTCTTGGCGGCAGCTACTGTGTCGGCATGGGCGTTCTTGCTGCCAGCTGTTCACGCGCAGCAGCCTTCGGTGCACTATACAGTTAGCCCCCACCTGGGTAACTTCTTTACGGCGGCGGGCAAGAATCTTCCGGATAAGGATACTTACCTCACGCTCAGCCTCAACGAAA GTGCGTGTCGCGTGGCTTGTCGGGCAGATAACCTCTGTTTGTCAGCGGCGTCGGTGACAGCGACTACTGGCGTGGGGTTGGAGTGCCGCTTGTCACAGAAGGGGCCACCACGCATCCTGCTTCTTGACCAACCGGACGCAACGTATTTCTTCTGGGAAG CCGGGATGACCCTTGGATCGCACAAGCTGCGGGAAGACGGTCTGCTGTACTTTGAGTCTGAAGTGAGGAGAAACTTCAGCAGGGCAACGACTCTCTGCGACAGAATCCCTGGGCACCGACTGCCGATCATCAAGACCATACGCCAGCTGGACGCCCTTATGTCCATCATGAaggaaacag GGACAACCCCGTGGCTGGACCTACaaatgaagaagtggaggggCCGTCTGGAGCTGTTCTGGGGGGACGGCATGGCCTTTGTTGATACGCCCGTGGCCAATGTAGCATCTGCGGTCGAACCCAACAATGATGGTGAATCCGCATGTATCCTAGACTTGGACTCCTTCACGTTCTTGCTGAAGCTTTCTAACTCGGAACACCACCTCCTCTGCCAGGCCAACCCCCTTGGCCTCGACTG CGGAA CCTCTGCGAAGCTTGCTGGGGAAGGTtcctccacaccatctctccgCGGCGGCAGTATCTGGACGTCCTTGGCTAAGACCCACAACTTCATCCCGTCACCATCTGTGAGGGACAGTTacatcctctccattcctttgctGCAGGCGATGACGAACGAACTGTTGACGCTCACGGTGGCAGCGGCCGTGTGGACCCTTTACGGAGTAGTGGCGGAGCATCCCTTCATCACTTACTCCCCCAACAGTACCTGGGGCATCCACTTGCAAGCACGCGGCAGGACTCTGAGCCCCCAGGATGCTTACGCCATCCTCAACGTCAGGAGCATCT GCAGTTGTAACATGGCCTGTAAGAGCAACGTGCGGTGCAAGGCGGCGAGTTGTGACAGCGGCGGAGACGGCAAACTTGCGTGCTACCTAGCCGACAAGGGACCCACAGAGACCACCCTCATTGAAGCAGCTGGAAGTCACTACATCTACAGGATTG ACTCGTTGCCGGCCATGCACCTCGGCGTGAAGGAGGACGGTTTGTTGTACATCATCGGAGACTCCAGACTTAACTTCACGGACTCCCGGGGGTGGTGTAAAAGGATTCCTGGATACCGTTTGGCCATATTCAAGAACCCTATTCAATATTCGATGGCAATGAAGATGGTAAAGGACACCG GTAAAGAGCTGTGGGTTGACTTGGAGCTTGTTGGCAGTGACAAGGTATGGGGCGACGGAATCACCTACGAAAACACTATCATCTCACAGACGGCATTGCTGCGGAAAAACAGTAGACAATCTCCATTAGCCTTCAGAGTTCGCTTGGTTACTGGCTTCGATGACCGCATACAGACCGTTCGTTACAACCCTCTCTGTCAGGCCAACCCACGCGGCATCGGGTGGTAA
- the LOC127009243 gene encoding uncharacterized protein LOC127009243, protein MRLPSRAPLTLFYTWAAVLTLLVVHLWRDPQPPAAPPRATRTCLTCFRNLLRHPVKWNDKRLLQHLRNSLEPPSSFLPLGRGPSPAQPPWAGDVSYNYTEKAIRSLFGGMPGGGVFVEVGAQDGLWLSNTWWLEAERGWRGLLIEADPQNYLNLRMAPRNSTTLAACVTASLLTKQEEMVRGINTGNVNKEARRLQQGHTQLKTFATDTDLYAGETFTTTCYSIFSVLAAAGLREIDLLTFDVTGGGFTLVDEFLTTNKLLGDKFRVENILYQDNDLAQLFSLEGLQDDLKIYGYSFFQLSPGHYLLYRGSTEVVMVDN, encoded by the exons ATG CGGCTGCCGTCACGTGCACCTCTCACGCTCTTCTACACCTGGGCAGCCGTCCTGACTCTGCTGGTGGTGCACCTCTGGAGGGACCCCCagccccccgccgccccgccccgcgccacACGTACCTGCC TAACCTGCTTCCGCAATCTGCTGCGCCACCCGGTGAAGTGGAACGACAAGCGACTCCTGCAGCACCTTAGGAACAGTCTGGAGCCTCCCTCGTCCTTTCTCCCTCTTGGCCGCGGCCCTTCCCCCGCCCAACCACCCTGGGCTGGCGACGTGTCCTACAACTATACCGAGAAAGCCATTCGGAGCTTGTTTGGTGGAATG CCCGGGGGCGGCGTGTTCGTGGAGGTGGGGGCGCAGGATGGCCTGTGGCTCAGCAACACGTGGTGGCTGGAGGCAGAGCGGGGCTGGCGGGGGCTACTGATCGAGGCTGATCCACAAAACTACCTCAACTTACGGATGGCACCGAGAAACTCCACAACCCTGGCGGCCTGCGTCACCGCCTCGCTGCTCACCAAGCAG gaggagatggtgagaggAATCAACACAGGGAACGTAAATAAAGAGGCTCGTAGACTACAACAAGGACACACCCAACTCAAAACGTTTGCCACAGACACG GACCTGTACGCCGGGgagaccttcaccaccacctgctACTCGATCTTCTCCGTCCTCGCCGCCGCTGGACTCCGGGAg ATTGACTTGCTGACATTCGATGTGACGGGAGGAGGATTCACTCTGGTGGACGAGTTTCTAACGACCAACAAACTGCTCGGAGATAAGTTTCGAGTCGAG AATATCTTGTACCAGGACAACGACCTGGCACAGCTTTTCAGCCTTGAGGGTCTCCAGGACGACCTCAAAATATATGGCTACAGCTTTTTCCAGCTCAGCCCGGGGCACTACCTCCTGTACAGGGGCTCCACCGAGGTGGTCATGGTGGACAACTAA
- the LOC127009242 gene encoding uncharacterized protein LOC127009242 has protein sequence MRLPSRPPLTLFYTWAAVLTLLVVHLWRDPQPPAAPPRATRTCLTCFRNLLRHPVKWNDKRLLKHLRNSLEPPSSFLPLGSGPSPAQPPWAGEVSYNSTEKIIRKLFGEMPGGGVFVEVGAQDGLWLSNTWWLEAERGWRGLLIEADPQNYLNLRMAPRNSTTLAACVTASLLTKQEEMVRGINTGNVNKEARRLQQGHTQLKTFATGIDLYAGETFTTTCYSIFSVLAAAGLREIDLLTFDVTGGGFTLVDEFLTTNKLLGDKFRVENILYQDNDLAQLFSLESVKDDFKKYGYSILQLSPGHYLLNGGSTEVVVAYN, from the exons ATG CGGCTGCCGTCACGTCCACCTCTCACGCTCTTCTACACCTGGGCAGCCGTCCTGACTCTGCTGGTGGTGCACCTCTGGAGGGACCCCCagccccccgccgccccgccccgcgccacACGTACCTGCC TAACCTGCTTCCGCAATCTGCTGCGCCACCCGGTGAAGTGGAACGACAAGCGACTCCTGAAACACCTCAGGAACAGTCTGGAGCCTCCCTCGTCCTTTCTCCCTCTTGGCAGCGGCCCTTCCCCCGCCCAACCACCCTGGGCTGGCGAGGTCTCCTACAACTCTACCGAAAAAATCATTCGGAAATTGTTTGGTGAAATG CCCGGGGGCGGCGTGTTCGTGGAGGTGGGGGCGCAGGATGGCCTGTGGCTCAGCAACACCTGGTGGCTGGAGGCAGAGCGGGGCTGGCGGGGGCTGCTGATCGAGGCTGATCCACAAAACTACCTCAACTTACGGATGGCACCGAGAAACTCCACAACCCTGGCGGCCTGCGTCACCGCCTCGCTGCTCACCAAGCAG gaggagatggtgagaggAATCAACACAGGGAACGTAAATAAAGAGGCTCGTAGACTACAACAAGGACACACCCAACTCAAAACGTTTGCCACAGGCATA GACCTGTACGCCGGGgagaccttcaccaccacctgctACTCGATCTTCTCCGTCCTCGCCGCCGCTGGACTCcgggag ATTGACTTGCTGACATTCGATGTGACGGGAGGAGGATTCACTCTGGTGGACGAGTTTCTAACGACCAACAAACTGCTCGGAGATAAGTTTCGAGTCGAG AATATCTTGTACCAGGACAACGACCTGGCACAGCTTTTCAGCCTTGAAAGCGTCAAGGACGACTTCAAGAAGTATGGCTACAGCATTTTGCAGCTCAGCCCGGGGCACTACCTATTGAATGGGGGCTCCACCGAGGTGGTCGTCGCGTACAACTGA